The Pecten maximus chromosome 11, xPecMax1.1, whole genome shotgun sequence genome has a segment encoding these proteins:
- the LOC117338170 gene encoding uncharacterized protein LOC117338170, with product MILIVAILIGVVDRSLAVPSSNHLTKRYCDNLSSLALVYALNEKSVEYNSFEEVNNLLRINFNNNLGREDFLVWLGDKCRSRSLTLEWFLHQAEIVCPNAHKIRSLIEPSGVVCHQDGGVTELTKKALQSFVRVNKSYNCEIALTSIQSQCEIVALFNVAVPMAYNKQSLETQINVQTRRTLAAIRCTLSKLGRLTPRCGRVRDLQRYQLVTELIQKQPFKLRGEVDFENFADVMI from the exons ATGATTCTTATCGTGGCAATATTGATAG gTGTAGTTGACCGTTCGTTGGCAGTTCCTTCGTCAAATCATCTCACCAAACGTTACTGTGATAATCTTTCCAGCCTCGCTTTGGTATACGCTCTGAATGAGAAATCTGTTGAATACAACTCATTTGAAGAGGTGAATAATCTGTTACGGATCAACTTCAACAATAATCTCGGTAGAGAGGACTTCCTGGTCTGGTTAGGGGACAAATGTAG AAGTCGATCCCTGACGCTTGAGTGGTTTCTCCACCAGGCAGAGATAGTATGTCCAAACGCACACAAGATCAGAAGTCTTATCGAACCTAGCGGCGTTGTCTGTCACCAAGATGGCGGCGTGACCGAACTTACGAAGAAGG CCCTGCAGTCGTTTGTTAGGGTGAATAAATCATACAATTGCGAGATTGCCTTGACGTCGATACAGAGTCAGTGTGAAATAGTCGCTTTGTTCAATGTGGCAGTCCCCATGGCTTACAACAAGCAATCATTGGAAACACAGATCAACGTACAAACAAG AAGGACCTTAGCTGCTATTAGATGTACTCTATCCAAGTTAGGACGTTTGACCCCGCGTTGTGGAAGAGTGAGAGATCTTCAGAGGTACCAACTAGTGACTGAACTGATACAGAAACAGCCTTTCAAACTCCGAGGGGAGGTGGATTTCGAAAACTTTGCCGACGTCATGATCTGA